The following are encoded in a window of Clostridium thermarum genomic DNA:
- the rplM gene encoding 50S ribosomal protein L13, with product MKSYIAKPNEIERKWYVVDAAGKPLGRVASQVATILRGKNKPTFTPNVDTGDFVIVINAEKVVLTGKKLDQKMMRHHSLYPGGLKETPYREVLAKKPEFAFEEAVRRMLPKGPLGRQMLKKLKVYRGAEHNNSAQKPEVLELKY from the coding sequence ATGAAATCATACATTGCAAAGCCAAATGAAATTGAAAGAAAGTGGTATGTAGTTGATGCTGCAGGAAAGCCACTTGGTAGAGTTGCTAGTCAGGTTGCTACAATATTAAGAGGTAAGAATAAGCCAACATTTACACCAAATGTTGATACTGGAGATTTCGTTATAGTTATAAACGCTGAAAAGGTAGTTTTAACAGGAAAGAAATTAGACCAGAAAATGATGAGACATCACTCATTATATCCAGGTGGATTAAAAGAAACTCCATACAGAGAAGTATTAGCTAAGAAGCCTGAATTCGCATTTGAAGAAGCAGTTAGAAGAATGCTTCCGAAGGGACCTCTTGGAAGACAAATGCTTAAGAAGCTTAAGGTTTACAGAGGTGCAGAGCATAACAATTCAGCACAAAAACCAGAAGTACTTGAATTAAAGTACTAA
- the infA gene encoding translation initiation factor IF-1 has protein sequence MSKEDVIEMQGTVLEALPNAMFLVELESGHKILGHISGKLRMNFIRILPGDKVTVELSPYDLTRGRITWRAK, from the coding sequence ATGTCAAAGGAAGATGTAATTGAGATGCAAGGTACTGTGCTTGAAGCTTTGCCAAATGCAATGTTTTTAGTAGAGTTAGAAAGTGGTCATAAGATATTAGGCCATATATCTGGAAAATTAAGAATGAATTTTATTAGAATTTTGCCAGGTGATAAAGTTACAGTGGAACTTTCTCCATATGATCTGACGAGAGGGAGAATTACCTGGAGAGCAAAGTGA
- the rpsK gene encoding 30S ribosomal protein S11 yields MAAQKVKKTRRRKERKNVEHGAAHIKSTFNNSIVTITDSVGNALSWSSAGALGFRGSRKSTPFAAQMAAETASKAAMEHGLRTVQVFVKGPGAGREAAIRSLQAAGLEITMIKDVTPIPHNGCRPPKRRRV; encoded by the coding sequence ATGGCAGCTCAAAAGGTAAAGAAGACTAGAAGAAGAAAAGAAAGAAAAAATGTTGAGCACGGAGCAGCTCATATTAAATCAACTTTTAACAACTCAATCGTAACAATAACTGACAGTGTTGGAAATGCACTTTCTTGGTCAAGTGCCGGTGCACTAGGCTTCAGAGGTTCAAGAAAGAGCACTCCTTTCGCTGCACAGATGGCAGCTGAGACAGCTTCAAAAGCTGCTATGGAACATGGCTTGAGAACTGTTCAGGTATTTGTAAAGGGACCTGGAGCAGGTAGAGAGGCTGCTATAAGATCTCTTCAAGCTGCTGGTTTGGAAATAACAATGATAAAAGATGTTACTCCTATACCACACAATGGATGCAGACCACCAAAAAGAAGAAGAGTATAA
- the rpmJ gene encoding 50S ribosomal protein L36 has translation MKVRPSVKPICEKCKVIKRKGRVMVICENPKHKQKQG, from the coding sequence ATGAAAGTAAGACCGTCAGTAAAGCCGATTTGCGAGAAATGCAAGGTTATAAAGAGAAAAGGCAGAGTAATGGTTATATGTGAAAACCCTAAGCACAAACAAAAGCAGGGTTAA
- the rplQ gene encoding 50S ribosomal protein L17 encodes MAGYRKLGLPTDHRKAMLRNLVTSFLKHGKIETTVTRAKETRSLAEKMITLAKRGDLHARRQVLSFITEEDVVKNLFDNVAPKYAERKGGYTRMYKVGPRRGDGAEVVILELV; translated from the coding sequence ATGGCAGGATATCGTAAATTAGGTCTTCCTACAGACCATAGAAAAGCTATGCTTAGAAATCTAGTTACAAGTTTTCTAAAGCACGGTAAAATAGAAACAACTGTTACTAGAGCTAAGGAAACAAGATCTCTTGCAGAAAAGATGATCACTCTTGCTAAAAGAGGGGATTTGCATGCAAGAAGACAAGTTCTTTCTTTTATTACTGAGGAGGACGTTGTTAAAAATCTATTTGATAATGTTGCACCAAAGTATGCTGAAAGAAAAGGCGGATATACTAGAATGTATAAAGTTGGACCAAGAAGAGGAGACGGCGCTGAAGTCGTTATACTTGAGCTGGTTTAA
- a CDS encoding energy-coupling factor transporter ATPase, with the protein MLDNMIKCDNVVFKYTGNEVKEERVAIDGVNIEVKKGEFLVILGHNGSGKSTLAKHMNALLLPTEGKVYVDTMDTQQQDLLWEIRSKAGMVFQNPDNQLVATIVEEDVAFGPENLGIPSEEIRKRVDESLQTVNMYDYRRHAPHLLSGGQKQRVAIAGILAMRPQCIILDEPTAMLDPSGRKEVIKTITKLNRDLGITIILITHYMEEAVEADRIIVMDEGKVKLTGTPREVFSKVPEMKSIGLDVPQVTELAYELSKKGINISNDILTISEMVNALCQLR; encoded by the coding sequence ATGTTAGATAATATGATAAAATGCGATAATGTTGTTTTCAAGTATACCGGCAATGAGGTTAAAGAAGAGAGAGTTGCGATTGACGGAGTGAATATTGAGGTCAAGAAAGGTGAGTTTCTTGTTATACTTGGACATAACGGTTCAGGTAAATCTACACTGGCAAAGCATATGAATGCTTTACTTTTGCCTACTGAGGGAAAGGTATATGTAGATACAATGGACACTCAACAACAAGATCTACTATGGGAAATACGAAGTAAAGCAGGAATGGTATTTCAGAATCCTGATAACCAACTGGTAGCTACCATAGTAGAAGAAGATGTAGCTTTTGGACCTGAGAACCTAGGAATACCCAGCGAAGAAATCAGGAAAAGAGTGGATGAAAGTTTACAAACAGTAAATATGTATGATTATAGACGACATGCCCCCCATCTGCTATCCGGTGGTCAGAAACAGAGGGTAGCTATAGCAGGTATACTGGCGATGAGGCCGCAATGCATAATTTTAGATGAACCTACGGCAATGCTGGACCCATCAGGAAGAAAAGAAGTTATTAAGACCATAACAAAGTTGAACAGAGACTTAGGAATTACAATAATTCTTATAACTCACTATATGGAAGAAGCAGTAGAGGCTGATAGGATTATAGTTATGGATGAAGGTAAAGTTAAGCTTACTGGAACGCCAAGGGAAGTATTCAGCAAGGTACCTGAAATGAAGAGCATTGGACTTGATGTTCCACAGGTTACAGAGCTAGCCTATGAACTGAGTAAAAAAGGTATTAATATTAGCAACGATATATTAACGATAAGTGAGATGGTGAATGCATTATGTCAATTAAGGTAG
- a CDS encoding DNA-directed RNA polymerase subunit alpha, translating to MLEIEKPKIECVESSDDGTYGKFVVEPLERGYGITLGNALRRILLSSLPGVAANAVKIDGVLHEFSTVQGVKEDVPELILNIKALALKMTGDGPKTIYIDAKGPGEVKGGDIKTDGDVEIVNKDLHIATLDDDAKLYMEITVNRGRGYVSQTKNKSEELSISTIPVDSIYTPVKRVNFTVDNTRVGQITDYDKLTIEIWTNGTIKTDEAISLSAKILIEHFKLFMTLTDHANNVEIMVEKEEDKKEKVLEMTIEELDLSVRSYNCLKRAGINTVQELSERSMEDMMKVRNLGKKSLEEVEKKLRDLGLSLKESDE from the coding sequence ATGTTAGAGATAGAAAAGCCAAAAATAGAATGTGTTGAGTCTAGTGATGACGGCACATATGGCAAGTTTGTAGTAGAACCCCTAGAGAGAGGTTACGGTATTACACTGGGGAATGCTTTGAGAAGAATTCTTCTCTCATCCTTACCTGGTGTAGCAGCTAATGCTGTAAAAATAGATGGAGTACTACATGAGTTTTCAACAGTACAGGGCGTTAAGGAAGATGTTCCTGAGTTAATACTTAATATAAAAGCTCTTGCGCTGAAAATGACTGGAGATGGCCCTAAAACCATATATATTGATGCTAAAGGACCTGGAGAAGTTAAGGGCGGAGATATTAAAACTGATGGCGATGTAGAAATTGTAAATAAGGACTTACATATCGCCACCCTTGACGATGACGCAAAATTATATATGGAGATAACAGTTAACAGGGGAAGAGGATATGTATCACAAACTAAGAACAAGAGTGAGGAACTTAGCATATCCACTATTCCGGTAGATTCCATATATACTCCTGTAAAGAGAGTTAACTTCACTGTAGATAATACAAGAGTTGGCCAAATTACAGACTATGATAAGCTTACCATAGAAATATGGACTAATGGAACAATTAAAACTGATGAAGCCATAAGCTTATCTGCTAAGATATTGATTGAGCATTTCAAACTATTTATGACTCTAACAGACCACGCTAATAATGTTGAAATTATGGTAGAGAAAGAAGAAGACAAGAAAGAAAAGGTTCTTGAAATGACAATAGAAGAATTGGATCTTTCTGTCAGAAGCTATAACTGCCTGAAGAGAGCAGGTATAAATACTGTTCAAGAATTATCCGAGAGATCTATGGAAGATATGATGAAGGTTAGAAATCTTGGTAAAAAATCATTAGAAGAAGTAGAAAAAAAGCTGCGTGATCTTGGGTTGAGTTTAAAAGAAAGCGATGAGTAA
- a CDS encoding KOW domain-containing RNA-binding protein: MEKDEVLGRVVLSTAGRDEGKYYIVIDMISDNYVLLVDGRLRTENKPKKKKLRHLRFTDIIAEDIKRDILSGNELSNSTIRRYLQLNDINKEV, from the coding sequence TTGGAAAAGGATGAGGTACTAGGTAGAGTAGTTCTTTCAACAGCAGGAAGAGATGAAGGCAAATATTATATTGTAATAGATATGATTAGTGATAATTATGTACTATTAGTTGATGGAAGGCTAAGAACTGAAAATAAACCCAAGAAAAAAAAGTTGAGGCATTTACGCTTTACTGATATAATAGCTGAGGACATAAAGAGAGATATATTATCAGGTAATGAGTTAAGCAATTCAACTATTAGAAGGTATTTGCAGTTGAATGACATAAATAAGGAGGTTTGA
- the rpsM gene encoding 30S ribosomal protein S13 — translation MARIAGVDIPKEKRVEVALTYIFGIGLPTAQKMLAETGVNPDTRVRDLTEEEVNKLRDYVNKNVKVEGDLRRDIALNIKRLMEIGCYRGIRHRKGLPVRGQRTKTNARTRKGPKRTIAGKKKK, via the coding sequence ATGGCAAGAATTGCTGGTGTAGATATACCAAAAGAAAAGAGAGTTGAAGTAGCACTAACTTATATTTTTGGAATAGGACTACCAACTGCTCAAAAGATGTTAGCTGAAACTGGTGTTAATCCAGATACAAGAGTTAGGGATTTAACTGAAGAAGAAGTTAATAAGCTAAGAGATTATGTGAACAAGAACGTTAAGGTTGAAGGTGACCTTAGAAGAGATATCGCTCTTAATATCAAGAGACTTATGGAAATAGGCTGCTACAGAGGTATAAGACACAGAAAGGGCCTTCCAGTTAGAGGACAAAGAACAAAGACTAATGCTAGAACAAGAAAAGGTCCAAAGAGAACAATAGCAGGTAAGAAAAAGAAGTAG
- the rpsD gene encoding 30S ribosomal protein S4: MARYTGAVCRLCRREGMKLFLKGDRCYTGKCAIDRRNYAPGQHGANKKKLSNYGVQLREKQKARRIYGILEGQFRTYYEKADRMRGITGENLLKLLEMRLDNVVYRLGYGDSRKEARQLVTHGHFLVNGKKVDIPSYQVSVNDVITVKEKSRQSELFKGFAENPKTLPNWLSGNPENFEGKIITEPSRADIQVPVNETLIVELYSK, encoded by the coding sequence ATGGCAAGATATACTGGAGCTGTATGCAGACTTTGCAGAAGAGAAGGTATGAAGTTATTCCTTAAAGGGGATAGATGTTACACAGGCAAATGTGCTATAGATAGAAGAAATTATGCACCTGGGCAACATGGTGCTAACAAGAAAAAGTTATCTAACTATGGAGTTCAGTTAAGAGAAAAGCAAAAAGCAAGAAGAATTTACGGTATTTTAGAAGGTCAATTCAGAACTTACTATGAAAAGGCCGATAGAATGAGAGGAATAACAGGTGAAAACTTGTTAAAACTTCTTGAAATGAGATTGGATAACGTAGTATACAGATTAGGATATGGAGATTCCAGAAAAGAAGCTAGACAGCTTGTAACTCATGGACATTTCCTTGTAAACGGAAAAAAGGTTGATATTCCATCATACCAAGTTTCTGTTAACGATGTTATAACTGTAAAAGAAAAAAGCAGACAAAGCGAATTATTCAAGGGTTTTGCTGAAAATCCAAAAACTCTGCCAAATTGGTTGAGCGGAAACCCAGAAAACTTTGAAGGTAAGATAATAACTGAGCCATCAAGAGCTGATATACAAGTACCAGTTAATGAAACATTAATTGTTGAGTTATACAGCAAGTAA
- a CDS encoding energy-coupling factor transporter transmembrane component T family protein — MVKNITIGQYVPGDSFVHRLDPRVKIILSILFIIDLFIITNFSGYVFVLTFICFVIAIAKLSPSYVYKGLKPVFVLLIITALLNMLMTRNGQLIFVWKFIKIYDEGLRIAAFMALRLIFLIAGTSILTLTTSPIELTDGIERLLNPFKKIGVPAHELAMMMTIALRFIPTLMDETDKIMKAQMARGADFDSGNILAKAKSLIPLLVPLFISSFRRADELAMAMEARCYRGGEGRTRMKVLKLTYDDLIAILFFILFIAITIIVRMLNIP; from the coding sequence ATGGTAAAGAATATAACAATTGGTCAATATGTGCCCGGAGATTCCTTCGTACATAGATTAGACCCCAGAGTTAAAATAATACTATCTATACTCTTTATAATAGATTTATTCATTATCACAAATTTTAGTGGATATGTCTTTGTTTTGACATTTATATGTTTTGTAATTGCTATAGCAAAGTTGTCTCCAAGTTATGTATATAAAGGTTTAAAGCCAGTATTTGTTCTTTTGATTATAACGGCTTTGCTCAATATGTTAATGACAAGAAATGGACAACTGATCTTTGTATGGAAGTTTATTAAAATCTATGATGAAGGTTTAAGAATAGCTGCTTTCATGGCACTTAGACTGATCTTCCTAATAGCAGGAACATCAATTCTGACGCTTACCACATCACCAATAGAACTTACAGATGGTATTGAGCGTTTGTTAAATCCCTTTAAAAAAATTGGTGTGCCTGCCCATGAATTAGCCATGATGATGACTATAGCATTAAGATTTATACCTACACTTATGGATGAGACTGATAAGATTATGAAAGCTCAGATGGCAAGAGGAGCTGATTTTGACTCGGGAAATATACTGGCAAAGGCAAAAAGTCTTATCCCCTTACTGGTACCGCTTTTTATAAGTTCCTTTAGAAGGGCAGACGAATTAGCCATGGCTATGGAAGCTAGATGTTACAGAGGGGGAGAAGGTAGAACCAGAATGAAGGTATTAAAACTTACCTATGATGATTTAATTGCTATATTGTTTTTCATCCTTTTTATAGCAATAACAATCATAGTAAGAATGCTTAATATACCATAA
- the truA gene encoding tRNA pseudouridine(38-40) synthase TruA, with amino-acid sequence MKNIKLALEYDGTNYGGWQRQKNIVTVQQALEDAIFIITSERCNVIGCSRTDAKVHAREFICNFHTNSSIPSERIREALNTKLPEDIRVLESMEVDMDFHARYDSKGKTYCYTILNQLVNSALLRNYVGHVAQPLNISWMEEAALHFLGTHDFAAFRNLGSSVKTTTRTISQLDISVEAPLIKIYCTADGFLYNMMRIIVGTLINVGIGKISPGQIPEIIASKDRTKAGKSVSPQGLCLEKVYY; translated from the coding sequence ATGAAAAATATTAAACTGGCGCTTGAATATGATGGAACAAATTATGGCGGATGGCAAAGACAAAAAAATATAGTTACTGTACAGCAGGCTCTAGAAGATGCCATTTTTATTATTACCTCTGAAAGATGTAATGTCATAGGATGCAGCAGAACTGATGCCAAGGTACATGCCAGAGAATTTATATGCAATTTTCATACTAATAGCAGTATTCCAAGCGAACGAATAAGGGAAGCTCTGAACACTAAGCTGCCTGAGGACATAAGGGTACTGGAATCCATGGAAGTGGATATGGACTTTCATGCAAGATATGACAGCAAAGGAAAAACATACTGCTATACTATATTAAACCAGCTAGTGAACTCAGCCTTATTAAGAAATTATGTAGGTCACGTAGCTCAGCCTCTTAACATCAGCTGGATGGAGGAAGCAGCTTTACATTTTTTAGGCACCCATGATTTTGCTGCCTTCAGAAACTTAGGGAGTTCTGTAAAGACAACCACACGAACCATAAGTCAATTAGATATAAGCGTGGAAGCCCCCCTTATAAAGATATATTGTACAGCAGACGGATTTTTATATAATATGATGAGAATAATAGTAGGTACTCTTATAAATGTGGGAATAGGTAAAATATCTCCGGGACAAATACCGGAAATAATAGCTAGCAAGGACAGAACTAAGGCTGGAAAGTCAGTGTCGCCTCAGGGACTATGCCTAGAAAAAGTTTATTATTAA
- the rpsI gene encoding 30S ribosomal protein S9: MAKVQYSATGRRKKSVARVRLVPGEGKVIINKRDMDTYFGLDTLKIIVNQPLVLTGTKDSYDVLVNVHGGGFTGQAGAIRHGIARALVKADETLRGTLKKAGFLTRDPRMKERKKYGLKKARRAPQFSKR, encoded by the coding sequence ATGGCTAAGGTTCAATACAGTGCTACTGGAAGAAGAAAGAAGTCCGTTGCAAGAGTAAGACTTGTTCCAGGTGAAGGAAAAGTTATTATAAATAAAAGAGATATGGATACATATTTCGGATTAGACACTTTAAAGATTATAGTTAATCAACCACTTGTTCTGACTGGAACAAAGGATTCTTATGATGTACTTGTAAATGTTCACGGTGGTGGTTTTACAGGTCAGGCAGGAGCTATAAGACATGGTATTGCAAGAGCTCTTGTAAAAGCTGATGAAACACTAAGAGGAACCCTAAAGAAGGCTGGGTTCTTAACTAGAGATCCAAGAATGAAGGAAAGAAAGAAATACGGTCTTAAAAAGGCAAGAAGAGCTCCACAGTTCTCAAAGAGATAA
- a CDS encoding energy-coupling factor transporter ATPase produces MSIKVENLTHVYMPGTPFEKKALDNVNIEINNGEFVALIGHTGSGKSTLVQHLNGLLKPTSGRIEVDGTCITDGKVKLSDVRKRVGLVFQYPEYQLFEETIEKDISFGPEKLGLDGEKVLSRVKRAMEIVGLNYEKYKDKSPFELSGGQKRRVAIAGVVAMEPKVLILDEPTAGLDPKGRDEILQQIKNLHNEYGMTIILVSHSMEDVAKLADRIIVMDKGKAILDGKPSLVFKEIELLESVGLAVPQVTYLIRELRDRGIDISEEIFTINQALDALTKIFK; encoded by the coding sequence ATGTCAATTAAGGTAGAAAACTTAACTCATGTATATATGCCTGGTACTCCCTTTGAGAAAAAGGCTTTAGATAATGTAAACATAGAAATCAACAATGGAGAATTTGTGGCGCTGATAGGCCATACGGGATCTGGAAAGTCTACTTTAGTTCAGCATCTAAATGGATTGTTAAAGCCAACCTCAGGAAGAATTGAGGTAGATGGAACCTGCATAACTGATGGTAAGGTAAAGCTTAGCGATGTAAGAAAAAGAGTTGGTTTGGTATTTCAGTACCCGGAATATCAGTTATTTGAAGAAACTATAGAAAAGGATATAAGCTTTGGCCCTGAAAAATTAGGACTGGATGGAGAAAAAGTTTTAAGCAGGGTTAAAAGGGCTATGGAAATTGTTGGCTTAAATTATGAAAAGTATAAGGATAAGTCCCCTTTTGAACTAAGTGGAGGTCAAAAAAGAAGGGTTGCAATTGCAGGTGTAGTGGCAATGGAACCTAAGGTTCTTATACTGGATGAACCCACAGCAGGACTGGATCCTAAGGGGAGGGATGAAATTCTACAGCAAATAAAAAATTTACACAATGAATATGGAATGACCATAATACTTGTATCTCATAGTATGGAAGATGTGGCAAAATTAGCAGATAGGATTATTGTAATGGATAAAGGAAAGGCAATACTTGACGGAAAACCTTCCCTTGTCTTTAAGGAGATAGAGCTTCTAGAATCCGTTGGGCTTGCAGTACCTCAGGTAACCTATCTAATAAGGGAATTAAGAGACAGAGGCATTGATATTTCTGAAGAAATATTCACTATTAATCAAGCCTTAGATGCATTAACCAAGATTTTTAAGTAG